A window of the Aspergillus flavus chromosome 6, complete sequence genome harbors these coding sequences:
- a CDS encoding putative DNA lyase, whose translation MLHLDDNGQNGVSHYDVERNPFAYEPWRGKRTFEAEMQKAMFEILEADIVVLQETKIQRKDLRDDMVLVPGWDCHFSLPRSKKGYSGVVIYTRNATCAPLRAEEGLTGVLCPPNSSVPFRDLPLDRQIGGYPTTEQLSTLELDAATLDSEGRCVILEFPAFVLLGLYCPANRDESRDSFRQGFLDLMDARIRNLVAMGKRVFVTGDLNISRGEIDAAHASEAIRKGTTTEDEFISAPARRLFNQLVYSGKVIGERDEGREQPALFDICRSFHPNRRGMYTCWEQKINARPGNYGSRIDYVLCSLNMQDWFCESDIQEGLMGSDHCPVYAIFKDSVNMLDIMNPPGIFDNGERRQEYTTKLLLPTSGRLIPEFDKRRSIKDMFSRKPDMSSQKLPTTSALTACASIREQVYKIDAEENSLGASKPSLPIADSSPTPKGTVRKRSEKSDPPPSVKRSKSFPSQTRTTSVSAQRTLKGFFKPKGVVSSQISETKTPDTPVQAMERSSGPLPASSTISQPEEQEDLQGIHSVPAAPTSYMDSSGPAAPFVGQNSETVIDPIVSKEDWSKLFAKKPVPMCEGHREPCISLSTKKPGINCGRSFWICPRPLGPSGNKEKGTQWRCATFIWASDWNP comes from the exons ATGTTGCATCTAGACGACAACGGTCAGAATGGGGTTTCGCATTACGACGTGGAACG AAACCCGTTTGCCTATGAGCCATGGAGAGGCAAGCGGACTTTCGAG GCTGAGATGCAAAAGGCCATGTTTGAGATCTTAGAGGCCGATATTGTTGTCCTTCAGGAAACGAAAATCCAGCGAAAAGATCTTCGAGATGACATGGTCCTGGTGCCTGGATGGGACTGCCACTTCAGTCTACCTAGATCCAAAAAGG GTTATTCTGGCGTAGTTATATACACCCGGAATGCGACATGTGCCCCACTCCGCGCGGAAGAAGGCCTTACTGGTGTGCTTTGCCCGCCAAATTCGTCGGTCCCATTCCGGGATCTTCCTCTTGACCGGCAGATTGGTGGCTACCCAACCACAGAGCAATTATCCACGCTTGAGTTGGATGCAGCTACACTCGACTCAGAGGGCCGTTGTGTCATCCTCGAATTCCCAGCATTTGTTCTGCTTGGGTTATATTGCCCTGCTAATCGAGATGAAAGCCGTGACAGTTTTCGCCAAGGCTTTCTTGACCTAATGGATGCCCGAATCCGGAATCTCGTCGCCATGGGAAAACGAGTTTTCGTTACTGGCGACCTCAATATCTCAAGAGGTGAAATCGATGCAGCACACGCGTCCGAGGCCATTCGTAAAGGCACCACAACAGAAGATGAGTTTATATCCGCACCAGCCCGGCGCTTATTCAATCAACTGGTGTACAGTGGAAAGGTCATCGGGGAGCGAGATGAAGGGAGGGAGCAACCTGCTCTCTTTGATATTTGCAGGTCCTTCCACCCCAATCGCAGGGGCATGTATACTTGTTGGGAGCAGAAAATCAATGCTCGGCCTGGTAACTATGGCTCAAGAATAGACTATGTCCTGTGCAGCTTGAATATGCAAGATTGGTTCTGTGAATCAGATATACAAGAGGGGCTCATG GGATCGGATCACTGTCCGGTATATGCCATCTTCAAAGATTCT GTTAACATGCTTGACATCATGAACCCACCCGGGATATTCGACAATGGTGAACGGCGACAGGAGTACACGACAAAACTTCTCTTGCCTACATCAGGACGCTTAATACCAGAGTTTGACAAGCGAAGAAGTATCAAGGATATGTTTTCGCGAAAACCAGATATGTCCTCGCAGAAATTACCCACCACTTCAGCATTGACCGCATGCGCATCAATTCGGGAGCAAGTGTATAAAATTGATGCGGAAGAGAACTCTCTTGGAGCAAGCAAACCATCGCTCCCTATCGCTGACAGCAGTCCAACACCTAAAGGTACCGTTCGTAAACGGTCCGAGAAAAGCGACCCGCCACCCTCAGTCAAGCGTTCGaaatcttttccttctcagaCCAGAACAACCTCTGTTTCAGCACAGAGAACACTGAAAGGGTTCTTTAAGCCTAAAGGTGTTGTTAGTAGTCAAATTAGTGAAACAAAAACTCCGGATACGCCTGTGCAGGCTATGGAGCGTTCGTCCGGCCCCCTTCCCGCATCTTCGACTATATCGCAGCCTGAGGAACAGGAGGATCTACAAGGCATACACAGCGTTCCAGCCGCTCCAACGAGCTATATGGACTCATCCGGACCAGCAGCACCATTTGTGGGCCAGAATAGCGAAACAGTCATTGACCCGATTGTCAGCAAGGAAGATTGGTCGAAACTCTTTGCAAAGAAACCAGTGCCAATGTGTGAAGGGCACCGAGAACCATGTATTAGTTTATCAACAAAAAAGCCCGGCATTAACTGTGGTCGGTCCTTTTGGATCTGCCCACGACCCTTGGGGCCCAGTGGgaataaagaaaagggaacGCAGTGGCGATGTGCAACTTTTATCTGGGCTAGTGACTGGAATCCCTAA
- a CDS encoding mating-type protein MAT alpha 1-domain-containing protein produces the protein METTVSPLQRAFNAFLMTMPPEQLEELLKYLQDAKSQENTQSSYPKENFQSCLEFKADKNNGSTNPASANPRSSVSRGKRASDAKRRPLNSFIAFRSYYSVMFPDLTQKAKSGILRFLWQNDPFKAKWAILAKAYSIIRDDHDSDVSLEPFLGLSAQFIGIIGPSRYLEVMGWQLDVDDQQQYTIARVKATTANEADISTNYSVNDIVKHCYTSGYVSEKNRKSKASNNNSAPVMAFAAQPTLVVHKNNSIRVSGNHTIVTDVYKTNPAMEISSPEQTEDTFSPNTSDLSTIADEPPLDAMEVVGICNRPQLYSDSSTSNRFDFDNIQFPGLDEENAMFTYDAALQTPLMPYDPLHYDPLEAYDFSRFVDI, from the exons ATGGAAACCACAGTGTCTCCCCTCCAGCGTGCGTTTAACGCATTCTTGATGACCATGCCACCCGAGCAGTTGGAGGAGCTGCTCAAGTACCTCCAGGACGCAAAATCTCAGGAAAATACTCAATCTTCATATCCGAAAGAAAATTTTCAATCTTGCTTGGAGTTCAAGGCAGACAAAAATAATGGATCTACCAACCCTGCGAGTGCTAACCCACGGTCCTCAGTTTCGCGGGGGAAGCGTGCCTCAGATGCAAAACGAAGGCCGCTCAATAGTTTCATTGCCTTTAGGA GCTATTACTCCGTCATGTTCCCTGACCTCACTCAGAAGGCAAAGTCGGGCATTCTTCGCTTCCTGTGGCAGAACGATCCATTCAAAGCCAAATGGGCAATACTTGCCAAAGCCTACTCCATCATTCGCGATGACCACGATAGTGATGTTTCTCTGGAACCTTTTCTGGGTTTGAGTGCACAGTTCATTGGTATAATTGGACCAAGTCGTTATCTTGAAGTTATGGGCTGGCAACTGGATGTCGACGATCAGCAACAATATACTATAGCTAGGGTTAAGGCGACGACTGCGAATGAAGCCGATATTTCGACCAACTATTCTGTCAATGATATAGTTAAACATTGCTACACCAGTGGCTATGTTTCCGAGAAAAATCGGAAGAGCAAGGCAAGCAATAACAACAGTGCCCCGGTTATGGCTTTTGCTGCTCAGCCGACCTTGGTTGTCCACAAGAACAACAGTATTCGGGTATCTGGCAACCATACTATTGTAACCGATGTTTACAAAACGAATCCAGCTATGGAAATATCTTCACCGGAGCAAACTGAAGATACGTTTTCGCCAAACACTAGTGACTTGAGCACAATTGCTGATGAACCCCCGCTCGATGCAATGGAAGTAGTGGGTATCTGCAACCGCCCTCAGCTTTACTCGGATTCAAGCACGTCAAATCGTTTTGATTTCGATAACATCCAATTCCCAGgcttggatgaggagaaCGCAATGTTCACTTACGATGCCGCACTACAAACACCACTGATGCCCTATGATCCGCTGCACTACGATCCACTGGAAGCCTATGACTTCTCTAGATTCGTTGATATTTGA
- a CDS encoding anaphase-promoting complex subunit Apc5 encodes MSRFLTPSKVALLCLISIYTEGVIPNSSAVHVLSFLVASLSPLDADPSSSKNWKAQYSASITDLEGALSTHSSSIPGRTIWDLFLKKVWSIDSCDALEVFFSNVLDLLVKSREEQIRDRDNGLATELGCMRLSRCSPLGAFVRRAQLEFTRLQFHDSVKLWKGFVKYRLPTYHAWARRNPFGEQAMVDMNLLELGLDTGSQLAQVAYGNIEDDLEEDNYVSTKDVERLLEFQIGELQRMGGRVPDGMKACLERIITSGATLPNLIHYLRFLDAWRAGDYPSSFDNLHRYFDYTMHSRDRSSYQYALLNLAILQADFGCYGEAISAMQEAVSIARESHDMNCLNFCMSWLYHFGKAFPEQMKDVQNTGMLGNEKEGLAFLKAKAKETEMWSLLSTTLLSEAKFELQNGESLASSIENIIRASHLNVAKNLINSTGPQLLLQTALYARIGITHLAWLSSETFQECYASKAPFEDYLKNNFRSSQLLAQQGRFKEASVRMNHIGPDKLRSLKANQYWTFFSGVLQLRRQIYRNDKTATEYLLSQLQAIQLPDNDITALLGFLHVEHLIRQGNCIRALEIVERIAQTIHRDNFDIHCQVKLLCLKAYILEKTSQPQRGFSLAMRAANIAYRSRLLPGLWEAICALSGVLLSLREFEAVVAMVESIIPQILESSDCALAARAYSLLVDANMGIAGKARSQGSGQNVEYMNRALEYLDCAYDQYEKVGDIKGQCEMVAKKATVMHLTGDLVLANDYAAKYLDLQRLGSTER; translated from the exons ATGAGTCGCTTTCTTACGCCATCCAAGGTTGCCTTGCTATGTCTGATCTCTATCTACACGGAGGGGGTCATCCCAAATTCCTCTGCTGTCCATGTTCTGTCATTCTTGGTCGCGTCTTTAAGTCCACTGGACGCTGACCCAAGCTCCTCTAAAAACTGGAAGGCACAATACTCAGCATCCATAACTGACCTCGAAGGAGCTTTGTCTACGCACTCATCTTCAATCCCTGGACGCACAATCTGGGATTTGTTCCTCAAAAAAGTCTGGTCTATTGACTCATGCGATGCACTGGAGGTATTCTTCTCCAATGTGTTAGATCTGTTGGTCAAATCTCGGGAGGAGCAGATTCGCGATAGGGATAACGGCTTGGCCACGGAGCTGGGATGTATGCGCCTCTCCCGGTGCTCCCCGCTGGGTGCATTTGTGAGGCGAGCACAGCTTGAGTTTACAAGACTACAGTTCCATGACTCGGTTAAGCTCTGGAAGGGCTTTGTCAAGTATCGCCTCCCCACATACCACGCTTGGGCCAGGCGGAATCCGTTTGGTGAACAGGCCATGGTTGATATGAATTTGCTTGAGCTTGGCTTGGACACCGGTAGTCAACTTGCTCAGGTGGCGTATGGTAATATTGAGGATGACTTGGAGGAAGATAACTATGTCAGTACCAAAGACGTAGAACGCTTGCTGGAATTTCAAATAGGCGAGTTGCAAA GAATGGGAGGAAGGGTTCCAGATGGCATGAAGGCATGCCTGGAACGCATCATTACATCTGGTGCGACACTGCCCAATTTGATACACTACTTAAG ATTCTTGGACGCTTGGAGGGCTGGAGATTACCCATCATCCTTTGACAACCTCCACCGTTACTTCGATTATACGATGCACAGTAGGGACCGGAGCTCGTATCAGTACGCGTTGCTAAATCTTGCTATCCTCCAAGCAGACTTTGGTTGTTATGGGGAAGCTATATCCGCGATGCAAGAGGCAGTCTCGATTGCTCGAGAATCTCACGATATGAATTGCCTGAACTTCTGCATGAGCTGGCTATACCACTTTGGCAAAGCTTTCCCAGAGCAGATGAAGGATGTTCAAAACACTGGCATGCTTggaaatgagaaagaaggactAGCGTTCCTCAAGGCGAAAGCAAAGGAGACAGAAATGTGGAGTCTCTTGAGTACAACGCTACTGAGTGAAGCTAAATTCGAACTACAAAAT GGCGAGAGTCTTGCCTCTTCCATCGAGAACATAATCCGAGCATCGCACCTTAATGTAGCAAAGAACCTCATAAATTCGACCGGGCCGCAGTTACTATTACAGACTGCGCTTTATGCTAGGATCG GTATCACGCACTTGGCATGGTTGAGCAGTGAAACTTTCCAGGAGTGTTACGCAAGTAAAGCGCCATTTGAAGACTATCTGAAGAACAACTTCCGTAGCTCACAGTTG CTCGCACAACAAGGTCGTTTCAAAGAAGCCTCAGTTCGTATGAATCACATAGGGCCGGACAAACTACGCTCCCTGAAAGCAAATCAATACTGGACATTCTTCTCTGGAGTGTTGCAGCTTAGACGACAAATATATCG CAATGATAAAACGGCAACAGAATATCTCCTCTCGCAGCTTCAAGCAATACAACTCCCAGATAATGACATCACAGCTCTGTTGGGTTTTCTTCACGTTGAGCACTTAATCCGACAGGGCAACTGCATTCGCGCATTGGAGATTGTTGAACGCATAGCCCAAACCATCCACCGAGACAACTTCGACATCCACTGTCAGGTTAAGCTCTTATGTCTTAAGGCGTATATACTCGAGAAGACCTCCCAGCCCCAGCGTGGGTTCTCTTTGGCAATGAGAGCTGCCAACATTGCCTATCGATCGAGACTTCTCCCTGGCCTTTGGGAAGCTATTTGCGCTCTGTCAGGAGTCCTTCTCAGCCTGAGGGAATTTGAAGCGGTCGTGGCAATGGTGGAGAGTATAATACCTCAAATACTTGAATCCAGCGACTGTGCCCTGGCAGCTCGTGCATACTCTCTTTTAGTGGATGCAAACATGGGCATTGCGGGGAAGGCCCGAAGCCAGGGATCGGGACAAAATGTGGAGTACATGAACCGGGCATTGGAATACCTAGATTGCGCCTACGATCAATATGAAAAGGTTGGGGATATAAAAGGGCAGTGCGAAATGGTGGCAAAAAAAGCTACAGTTATGCACTTGACTGGTGATCTGGTCCTTGCGAATGATTATGCAGCGAAGTACCTGGATTTGCAGCGGCTCGGTAGTACCGAGAGGTGA
- a CDS encoding putative cytochrome c oxidase subunit VIa, with protein sequence MFPQRNLLRLAQRSAQQQRSAPVRSAIQRRFNSTDSKLPWMVDNEFNRERAAVKHHAASTSDLWRKLSIYAVIPCLILGSLNAYNLWEEHWEHWEHMPPLEERVEYPYQNIRVKNFPWGDGDKTIFWNDSVNYHNKDKAT encoded by the exons ATGTTCCCTCAACGCAACCTTCTTCGTCTGGCTCAGCGCTCTGCGCAGCAGCAGCGTTCTGCTCCGGTTCGCTCTGCCATTCAGCGCCGGTTCAACAGCACCGACTCCAAGCTTCCCTGGATGGTCGACAACGAATTCAACCGTGAGAGAGCGGCTGTCAAGCACCACGCTGCCTCCACCAGTG ATCTCTGGCGCAAGCTCTCTATCTA CGCCGTTATTCCTTGCCTTATCCTTGGCTCCCTCAATGCTTACAACCTCTGGGAAGAGCACTGGGAGCACTGGGAGCACATGCCTCCTCTTGAGGAGCGTGTGGAATACCCATACCAAAACATCCGGGTGAAGAACTTCCCCTGGGGAGATGGTGACAAG ACCATCTT CTGGAACGACAGCGTCAACTACCACAACAAGGATAAGGCTACCTAA